The Flaviramulus sp. BrNp1-15 genome has a window encoding:
- the nhaD gene encoding sodium:proton antiporter NhaD, whose protein sequence is MEAAIILVFVMGYLAITLEHSIKIDKLIPALVMMAICWALIALGIDAFPQWFDSGKHSLLEGFGDYSLEDKMHLMEETLLHHLGKTSEILVFLLGAMTIVEIIDYFDGFSTIKNFIKTKSKVKILWIFSILAFILSAIIDNLTATIVLISILQKIVKDRSVRIWYAGLIIIAANAGGAWSPIGDVTTTMLWIGKKVTTGHLIGYLFIPSLLCMAVPSAIASFLPAFKGELEVEEVIEKEKSRFSGTMLYLGLGAIIFVPIFKVITHLPPYVGMMLSLGVVAVFAEIYSSSKFSMTSVDAKESDAHAHHSPVHHSLSKIELPSILFFLGILMAVAALESLGILFGFAASLQDTMPMLGTELHHGGVSDLVVLLLGVGSAVIDNVPLVAASLGMFSEPIDNELWHFIAYSAGTGGSMLIIGSAAGVVAMGMEKIDFFWYLKKISWLALAGFLVGAAAFMVTRTLF, encoded by the coding sequence ATGGAAGCAGCAATTATTTTGGTATTTGTAATGGGGTATTTAGCCATTACTTTAGAGCATAGTATAAAAATAGACAAGTTAATACCCGCGTTAGTTATGATGGCTATATGTTGGGCATTAATTGCTTTAGGTATCGATGCTTTCCCGCAGTGGTTTGATTCAGGAAAACACTCCTTGTTAGAAGGTTTTGGAGATTATTCGCTTGAAGATAAAATGCATCTCATGGAAGAAACCTTATTACATCATTTAGGTAAAACTTCCGAGATATTAGTGTTTCTTTTAGGAGCTATGACCATTGTTGAAATTATAGATTACTTTGATGGGTTTTCAACAATTAAAAACTTTATTAAGACCAAAAGTAAAGTAAAAATATTATGGATTTTTTCAATTTTAGCGTTTATTTTATCTGCTATAATCGATAATCTTACAGCTACAATTGTACTTATATCTATTCTACAAAAAATAGTAAAAGATAGAAGTGTTAGAATATGGTATGCAGGTTTAATTATTATTGCTGCAAATGCAGGTGGAGCATGGTCTCCAATTGGTGATGTAACCACAACTATGCTTTGGATTGGTAAAAAAGTAACCACGGGTCATTTAATAGGCTATTTATTTATACCATCTTTATTATGTATGGCAGTACCATCTGCAATAGCATCTTTTTTACCAGCGTTTAAAGGCGAATTAGAAGTAGAAGAAGTTATAGAAAAAGAAAAATCTAGATTTAGTGGAACCATGTTGTACCTAGGTTTAGGAGCTATTATTTTTGTGCCTATTTTTAAGGTAATAACGCATTTACCTCCTTATGTTGGTATGATGTTATCTTTAGGTGTAGTTGCAGTTTTTGCTGAAATTTACAGTAGTTCTAAGTTTAGTATGACATCAGTTGATGCTAAGGAAAGTGATGCTCATGCACACCATAGCCCTGTGCATCATTCCTTATCTAAAATAGAATTACCAAGTATTTTATTCTTCTTAGGTATATTAATGGCAGTTGCAGCCTTAGAATCTTTAGGGATTTTATTTGGTTTTGCAGCATCATTACAAGACACCATGCCAATGCTTGGTACTGAGTTACATCACGGAGGCGTATCAGATTTAGTTGTGCTTTTATTAGGTGTAGGTTCTGCGGTAATAGATAATGTGCCGTTAGTAGCAGCAAGTTTAGGGATGTTCTCTGAACCTATCGATAATGAATTGTGGCATTTTATAGCGTATTCTGCTGGTACAGGAGGTAGTATGTTAATTATAGGTTCGGCAGCTGGTGTTGTGGCAATGGGTATGGAAAAAATTGATTTTTTCTGGTACCTAAAAAAGATTTCTTGGTTAGCTTTAGCAGGGTTTCTTGTAGGAGCTGCAGCCTTTATGGTAACAAGAACATTGTTTTAA
- a CDS encoding MotA/TolQ/ExbB proton channel family protein has protein sequence MLNILLQDTQEGSELLTDGESVEKTISIIELISSGGVAGQVIIALLFLLLVAAIYIYFERIFAIKAASQVDANFMNQIKDHVSNGKIDSAQMLCAQVNSPVSRLIGKGISRIGKPLADINTAIENAGRLEIYGLEKNVSILATISGAAPMIGFLGTVIGMILAIFELANAGGTIEMDVLAGGLYTAMTTTVAGLIVGIVAYMAYNHLVVKTDKVVYQMEANSLEFLDHLNEPT, from the coding sequence ATGCTAAACATATTATTACAAGATACACAGGAAGGCTCTGAATTGTTAACAGATGGAGAATCTGTTGAAAAAACAATTTCTATAATAGAATTAATTAGTAGTGGTGGTGTTGCAGGACAAGTTATAATAGCTCTGTTGTTTTTATTACTAGTTGCAGCTATTTATATTTATTTTGAACGCATATTTGCTATAAAAGCAGCTTCGCAGGTTGATGCTAATTTTATGAATCAAATAAAAGACCATGTAAGTAATGGTAAAATTGATTCTGCTCAAATGCTTTGTGCTCAAGTAAATTCGCCAGTATCCAGATTAATTGGTAAAGGGATTTCTAGAATAGGAAAACCTTTGGCAGATATTAATACAGCTATTGAAAATGCAGGACGTTTAGAGATTTACGGATTAGAAAAAAATGTAAGTATTCTGGCAACTATTTCTGGAGCAGCTCCAATGATAGGGTTTCTTGGTACAGTAATTGGAATGATATTAGCAATATTTGAATTGGCTAACGCCGGAGGAACTATTGAAATGGATGTTTTAGCAGGAGGTTTATATACTGCTATGACAACTACAGTTGCAGGTTTAATTGTGGGTATTGTAGCTTATATGGCATACAATCATTTAGTTGTTAAGACTGATAAAGTAGTTTATCAAATGGAGGCAAATTCATTAGAATTTTTAGATCATTTAAACGAACCTACATAA
- a CDS encoding biopolymer transporter ExbD, translated as MNFRGRNKVTPEFNMSSMTDIVFLLLIFFMIASTLVTTNAIDILLPKASGKTENKKSVAVSIKKDLTYYIDQKRVGESVLENELLAALSSQEKPTIVLRAEKSVPVENVVKVMDIANRNKFKVILAVKPK; from the coding sequence ATGAACTTTAGAGGAAGAAATAAAGTAACACCAGAATTCAATATGTCTTCTATGACAGATATTGTATTCTTGCTACTTATCTTTTTTATGATAGCTTCCACACTTGTTACCACAAATGCAATCGACATTTTATTACCAAAAGCAAGTGGTAAAACAGAAAATAAAAAGTCTGTTGCAGTAAGTATTAAAAAAGATTTAACTTATTATATAGACCAAAAACGAGTTGGAGAAAGTGTTCTTGAAAATGAATTGCTTGCAGCACTTTCATCACAAGAAAAACCAACTATTGTTTTAAGAGCAGAAAAATCTGTACCTGTTGAAAATGTGGTTAAGGTTATGGATATTGCTAACCGAAATAAGTTTAAAGTAATTTTAGCTGTAAAGCCAAAATAA
- a CDS encoding energy transducer TonB — translation MKYFETKHEQNSAKLTALITVIILLLLFVVGTTYMDPPEEYGVAVNFGNTNFGKGNVQPKEPVKSTPQEINEPPQPEVSKAEPTTSSEVKEEVLTADNAEEIAIKKQKEAEAKAKAIADAKAKAEADRIAKEKREQEEKKKKLDALIGGVSKSDGTTSGSEGNDNRAGDKGQLDGDPYAPSYFGGQGTGSGGVGYGLNGRGRATYKTLRQDCNESGMVIVKIIVNQSGNVIEAVPGVKGTTNTSQCLLEPAKKIALSHKWPADSKAPAKQIGFVKVNFKLGQ, via the coding sequence ATGAAATACTTCGAAACAAAACATGAGCAAAATTCAGCAAAATTAACAGCATTAATAACTGTTATTATATTGCTTTTGTTGTTTGTTGTGGGTACAACTTATATGGATCCACCAGAAGAATATGGTGTAGCAGTAAATTTTGGTAATACCAATTTTGGTAAAGGTAATGTTCAGCCAAAAGAACCTGTAAAATCTACGCCTCAAGAAATTAACGAACCTCCACAACCTGAAGTTTCAAAAGCAGAACCTACAACATCTTCCGAGGTAAAAGAAGAAGTATTAACTGCAGATAATGCCGAGGAAATTGCTATAAAAAAACAAAAAGAAGCCGAGGCAAAGGCAAAAGCTATTGCAGATGCTAAAGCAAAAGCGGAAGCAGATAGAATAGCGAAAGAAAAACGAGAGCAAGAAGAAAAAAAGAAAAAACTAGATGCTTTAATTGGAGGTGTTAGTAAATCTGATGGTACTACTTCTGGTAGTGAAGGGAACGATAATAGAGCAGGAGATAAAGGGCAATTAGACGGCGATCCTTATGCGCCTAGTTATTTTGGTGGACAAGGAACAGGAAGCGGAGGCGTTGGTTATGGTTTAAATGGTAGAGGTAGAGCAACCTATAAAACGCTTAGACAAGATTGTAATGAATCGGGAATGGTAATTGTAAAAATTATTGTGAATCAAAGCGGAAATGTTATTGAAGCAGTACCTGGTGTTAAAGGAACAACCAATACATCACAATGTTTGCTGGAGCCTGCTAAAAAAATTGCACTTTCACACAAATGGCCAGCAGATTCTAAAGCACCTGCAAAACAAATCGGTTTTGTAAAAGTAAACTTCAAATTAGGTCAGTAA
- a CDS encoding folylpolyglutamate synthase/dihydrofolate synthase family protein, which produces MTYLDTLDWMFAQLPMYQKQGKTAFKKDLTNTLKLAEHLNFPHKNFKSIHVAGTNGKGSTSHMLASILQEVGYKVGLYTSPHLKDFRERIRINGQVVSKQFVTGFIKRNKAFFDANKLSFFEMTVGMAFDYFSKQKVDIAVIEVGLGGRLDSTNIIIPEVSVITNIGLDHTQFLGNTLKEIAFEKGGIIKPNIPVVIGETQKETLPVFKEIAKKNNSKITFADKNISEEYQSDLLGDYQVKNIKTVIQAIKELQNKGFKITLKHLEIGLLNVVKNTGLLGRWQILNENPKVVCDTGHNKDGLTYVMKQLKKEVYKSLHVVFGVVNDKDLSSIIDLLPKTATYYFCKPNIPRGLDAIELKRYFNDHGLKGDTYSSVNEAYKTALENSKTTDLVFIGGSTFVVAEII; this is translated from the coding sequence ATGACGTATCTAGATACTTTAGATTGGATGTTCGCACAACTACCAATGTATCAAAAACAAGGTAAAACGGCTTTTAAAAAAGATTTAACTAATACTTTAAAGTTAGCCGAACATTTAAATTTTCCACATAAAAACTTCAAGTCAATTCATGTTGCAGGAACCAACGGGAAAGGTTCTACAAGTCATATGCTGGCATCGATTCTTCAAGAAGTAGGATACAAAGTTGGGTTATATACATCACCACATTTAAAGGACTTTCGTGAACGCATTAGAATAAATGGGCAAGTTGTAAGTAAACAATTTGTTACTGGTTTTATAAAGCGGAACAAAGCTTTTTTTGATGCAAATAAATTGTCATTTTTTGAAATGACCGTTGGAATGGCGTTTGATTATTTTTCTAAACAAAAAGTTGATATTGCTGTTATAGAGGTAGGACTTGGTGGTAGATTAGATTCTACAAATATTATAATTCCAGAAGTTTCAGTCATCACAAATATTGGTTTAGATCATACGCAGTTTTTGGGTAATACGTTAAAAGAGATAGCTTTTGAAAAAGGCGGGATAATAAAACCTAATATTCCTGTTGTTATTGGCGAAACTCAAAAAGAAACATTACCTGTTTTTAAAGAAATAGCTAAAAAGAATAATTCTAAAATTACATTTGCTGATAAAAATATTTCAGAAGAATATCAATCTGATTTACTGGGAGATTACCAAGTAAAAAATATTAAAACGGTTATACAAGCTATTAAGGAACTTCAAAATAAAGGATTTAAAATAACTCTAAAACATTTAGAAATTGGTTTGCTTAATGTTGTTAAAAACACCGGCTTATTAGGGCGCTGGCAAATTTTAAACGAAAACCCTAAAGTGGTTTGTGACACAGGACATAATAAAGATGGGTTGACTTATGTGATGAAGCAGCTTAAAAAAGAAGTATATAAATCACTACATGTTGTTTTTGGAGTTGTAAATGATAAGGATTTAAGTTCTATTATAGACTTATTACCAAAAACCGCCACATATTATTTTTGTAAGCCAAATATACCTCGAGGTTTAGATGCGATTGAATTAAAACGGTATTTTAATGATCATGGATTAAAGGGAGATACATATAGCTCAGTTAATGAGGCTTATAAAACAGCATTAGAAAATTCAAAAACTACAGATTTAGTTTTCATTGGAGGTAGTACTTTTGTTGTAGCAGAAATAATTTAA
- the murF gene encoding UDP-N-acetylmuramoyl-tripeptide--D-alanyl-D-alanine ligase, producing MKIEVLHQLFLKCNSVCTDTRKIQKNDIFFALKGENFNGNTYAKKAIELGAKYAVVDEAQFNNQAETILVNDVLETLQKLASFHRNYLKIPIIALTGSNGKTTTKELINSVLSQKFKTTATIGNLNNHIGVPLTLLSMTKDTEIGIVEMGANHKKEIEFLCTIAQPDYGYITNFGKAHLEGFGGVEGVIKGKSEMYDYLITNNKIAFVNAKDSIQVEKTKNANTFSFGNEKEDVCIDFISAKPFVICHYNGTNIESQLIGSYNFNNIAAAIAIGNYFKVKDNDIKTAIENYIPSNNRSQIINKDSNKIILDAYNANPSSMHAALSNFENQIGYKTAILGDMFELGDDAEVEHQNIVDFATSLKIDQLIFIGENFYQSKTNSNKARKYKTFEDFKNDFNVSEIENNTLLIKGSRGMALERILELL from the coding sequence TTGAAAATAGAAGTATTACATCAACTTTTTTTAAAATGTAACTCGGTATGCACCGATACTAGAAAAATTCAAAAAAATGATATTTTTTTTGCTCTTAAAGGCGAAAACTTTAATGGCAACACTTATGCTAAGAAAGCTATTGAATTAGGAGCAAAATATGCCGTTGTAGATGAAGCACAGTTTAACAATCAAGCAGAAACTATTTTAGTAAATGATGTTTTAGAAACTCTTCAAAAGTTAGCCTCATTTCATAGAAATTATTTAAAAATTCCAATAATTGCTTTAACTGGTAGTAATGGCAAAACAACCACTAAAGAGCTTATTAATTCTGTGCTATCACAAAAGTTTAAAACCACAGCTACTATTGGTAATTTGAATAATCATATTGGTGTTCCGCTTACGCTTCTTTCTATGACAAAAGACACTGAAATTGGTATTGTAGAAATGGGTGCCAATCATAAAAAAGAAATTGAGTTTTTATGTACTATCGCACAACCAGATTATGGTTATATAACAAATTTTGGTAAAGCCCATTTAGAAGGTTTTGGTGGGGTTGAAGGTGTTATAAAAGGTAAAAGCGAAATGTATGATTACTTAATTACAAACAACAAAATTGCTTTTGTAAATGCTAAAGATTCTATTCAAGTTGAAAAAACTAAAAATGCTAATACCTTTTCGTTTGGAAATGAAAAAGAAGATGTTTGTATTGATTTTATTTCGGCTAAACCTTTTGTTATATGTCATTATAATGGAACAAATATAGAAAGTCAGCTTATTGGCTCTTATAACTTCAACAATATTGCAGCAGCTATTGCAATTGGAAATTATTTTAAGGTTAAAGACAACGATATAAAAACTGCTATAGAAAATTATATACCTTCTAATAACAGGTCTCAAATAATAAATAAAGACTCAAACAAAATTATTTTAGATGCTTACAATGCAAACCCATCAAGCATGCATGCTGCTTTATCCAATTTTGAAAATCAAATCGGATACAAAACCGCTATTTTAGGTGATATGTTTGAACTTGGTGATGATGCAGAAGTAGAACACCAAAATATAGTAGACTTTGCTACTTCATTAAAAATAGATCAGCTTATTTTTATTGGTGAAAATTTTTATCAATCTAAAACAAACTCAAATAAAGCTAGAAAGTATAAAACCTTTGAAGATTTTAAAAACGATTTTAATGTATCTGAAATAGAAAACAACACTCTACTTATTAAAGGCTCAAGAGGTATGGCTTTGGAACGTATTTTAGAATTATTATAA
- the gldJ gene encoding gliding motility lipoprotein GldJ, whose translation MDMKKIVALKIVLVLAITLAFTGCKKSSSSKNSSRATGWQINSKEGGFQYNTDFKEQETSPGLVFVEGGTFTKGRVQDDVMHDWNNSPNQQHVQSFYMDETEVTNAMYLEYLDWLKRTYPPSEDIYRAIYHGALPDTLVWRNRLGFNEVMTENYLRHPGYGEYPVVGVSWIQAVEFANWRSDRVNEYNLEKAGYLKRDAKVTDVNAEQTFNTDTYINAPTLTYGGNEEIINGEKRNKKFVRTDAEGNESNIYATRETGLISPKYRLPTETEWEYAALGLSEIRNYNLYRGRKKYPWDGQYTRSGKRKTRGDQKANFKQGKGDYGGIAGWSDDGADITNAVKSYEPNDFGLYDMAGNVAEWVADVYRPIVDDEFNDFNYYRGNVYTKNALNEDGSVKVVTSDDIVYDTLSNGKVVARNLPGEILQVPVDDNETYLRTNFDKSNEINFRDGDKRSSRYFESFNDDEEEGEAESDTRKMYNSPKHTITRDSLGNIIREYDKRNNRTSLINDEVRVYKGGSWKDREYWLDPAQRRYFPQDMATDYIGFRCAMSRVGSKSKAKNKTKN comes from the coding sequence ATGGATATGAAAAAAATAGTAGCATTAAAGATTGTATTGGTTTTGGCTATAACATTAGCCTTTACTGGTTGTAAAAAATCTTCTAGTTCAAAAAATAGTTCCAGAGCTACCGGATGGCAAATCAACTCAAAAGAAGGTGGTTTCCAATATAACACAGACTTCAAAGAACAAGAAACTTCTCCTGGATTAGTTTTTGTAGAAGGAGGTACCTTTACAAAAGGTAGAGTTCAAGATGATGTTATGCATGATTGGAACAATAGTCCAAATCAGCAACACGTTCAGTCTTTCTATATGGACGAAACCGAAGTAACTAACGCCATGTATTTGGAGTATTTAGATTGGTTAAAAAGAACATACCCACCATCAGAAGACATCTACAGAGCTATTTATCATGGTGCTTTACCAGACACATTGGTTTGGAGAAACCGTTTAGGTTTTAATGAAGTTATGACAGAAAACTATTTACGTCACCCAGGTTATGGAGAATATCCTGTTGTTGGTGTAAGCTGGATTCAAGCTGTAGAATTTGCTAACTGGCGTTCAGACCGTGTTAATGAATACAATTTAGAAAAAGCTGGTTATTTAAAACGTGATGCAAAAGTTACCGATGTAAATGCAGAACAAACATTTAATACCGATACATACATTAATGCGCCTACACTAACTTATGGTGGTAATGAAGAAATTATTAATGGTGAAAAGCGTAATAAGAAATTTGTAAGAACTGATGCCGAAGGTAACGAATCTAATATTTATGCTACTCGTGAAACTGGTTTAATTTCGCCTAAGTATAGGCTACCAACTGAAACAGAATGGGAATATGCCGCTTTAGGGTTAAGTGAAATTAGAAATTACAATTTATACCGTGGACGTAAAAAATATCCTTGGGACGGACAATATACTCGTTCTGGAAAACGTAAAACTCGTGGAGACCAAAAAGCTAACTTTAAACAAGGAAAAGGTGATTATGGCGGAATTGCAGGATGGTCTGATGATGGTGCTGATATTACAAATGCTGTAAAATCATATGAACCTAATGATTTTGGTTTATACGATATGGCAGGTAATGTTGCTGAATGGGTTGCAGATGTTTACAGACCTATTGTAGATGATGAATTTAACGATTTTAACTACTATCGTGGTAATGTTTATACTAAAAATGCATTAAATGAAGATGGATCAGTTAAAGTTGTTACATCTGATGATATAGTTTACGATACATTATCAAACGGAAAAGTAGTAGCTAGAAATTTACCTGGTGAAATATTACAAGTTCCTGTTGATGACAATGAAACTTATTTAAGAACAAACTTTGATAAGAGTAATGAAATAAACTTTAGAGATGGAGACAAGCGTTCTTCACGTTATTTTGAAAGCTTTAACGATGATGAAGAAGAAGGAGAAGCAGAAAGCGATACAAGAAAAATGTATAACTCTCCTAAGCATACCATTACTAGAGATTCTTTAGGAAACATTATTAGAGAATACGACAAAAGAAATAACAGAACTTCTTTAATTAATGACGAAGTTAGAGTTTATAAAGGTGGTTCTTGGAAAGACAGAGAGTATTGGTTAGATCCAGCTCAAAGACGTTATTTCCCTCAAGATATGGCTACAGATTATATTGGTTTTAGATGTGCTATGTCTCGTGTAGGATCTAAAAGCAAAGCAAAAAATAAAACAAAAAACTAA